A genomic region of Anopheles coustani chromosome 3, idAnoCousDA_361_x.2, whole genome shotgun sequence contains the following coding sequences:
- the LOC131260743 gene encoding ras-related protein Rab-4B has product MSESYDYLFKFLIIGRAGSGKSCLLHHFIENKFKEDSSHTIGVEFGSRIVNVGGKSIKLQIWDTAGQERFRSVTRSYYRGAAGALLVYDTTSRDSFNVLWNWLNDARTLASQNICILLVGNKKDLEEEREVTFLEASNFAQENELIFLETSAKTGENVEEAFLKCSKTILAKIETGELDPERIGSGIQYGDTSARNASGTLGGGQTQRSRLRPDCAGGGGSCRS; this is encoded by the exons ATTATCTGTTCAAGTTTCTCATCATCGGCCGTGCTGGTAGTGGCAAATCCTGCCTGCTGCATCATTTTATCGAAAACAAAT TCAAAGAGGACAGTTCGCACACAATCGGTGTAGAGTTTGGCTCGCGGATCGTTAACGTCGGTGGAAAGTCGATCAAGCTACAGATCTGGGATACGGCCGGGCAGGAACGCTTCCGGTCGGTGACGCGCTCCTACTATCGCGGTGCAGCCGGAGCCCTGCTGGTGTACGACACAACATCGCGAGACAGCTTCAACGTGCTGTGGAACTGGTTGAACGATGCCCGAACCTTGGCCAGCCAGAACATCTGCATTCTACTCGTCGGCAACAAGAAGGACCTGGAGGAGGAGCGTGAGGTTACGTTCCTCGAGGCGAGCAACTTTGCGCAAGAGAACGAGCTTATCTTTCTGGAGACGAGTGCGAAGACGGGCGAAAATGTGGAGGAAGCATTCCTGAAGTGCTCGAAAACGATCCTCGCCAAGATCGAGACGGGCGAGCTCGACCCGGAGCGTATCGGCAGCGGAATTCAGTACGGCGACACATCAGCGCGCAATGCATCGGGAACGCTGGGCGGTGGGCAAACGCAGCGGAGCCGACTGCGGCCGGACtgtgccggtggtggtggcagctGTCGCTCGTAG